Proteins encoded within one genomic window of Legionella sp. PC997:
- a CDS encoding type VI secretion protein IcmF/TssM N-terminal domain-containing protein, whose amino-acid sequence MGRLGHIIFWILLVVILGAYATFITFHLDYPIWVGILIFLAMLLGFLILDSITWAIRRWYKNRKAEKAKETGKKIETEGLRLTLENALNYIETNHIAGGAKRFWQMPWIIFFGKTTILLSNGLKLHTHFMVGDAEDEALQRNQVYVLDHFAIWCVDAELLESNPSKNVEKQWLDFLKHIKSQKKAITPIDQIVIELPASKLLNGDKSDIAHLARTLKDRVDQVSLMTGYRQQVLFLITQCNELSGFDEYVALMPDNLWSQAMGYIVTNPLKDSTSTAPLKYISNRADEVIDIVLFDTQKPIDVPVFNFPLNVKKLEENYSRFTSLFFASSPYTEPAVLHGVYLLGEYQHNGKNESVFYYDFIDQIQLSLIRPMSLLNSEIKQRNKRRWEYLGVWYFAGALAAGYLIYVYNATSNRLVELIKPLPKKESFSDQLEPNLLQFGDYHVLMGQLDLFRNQLQIKILPYRGGLNRLYTFYSEQYVKHFKQYILVLLDNRMEQMLTQGGLTDTQKAYLVQNMVSRINLIQAKIISGVSPATLMQMPNPQIKYLGYNRLPERFLNTFGPLYKDYVIWNPNSEKLRSEAGKLTLWLDQSHLLASDLRWLLAWANTQDNVSELGLNSFWIGSNIVRDYLIDPAYTKAGFAAIQSLLIQINHALPLYMDMSRSKSSFDLWYSETRLNVWKNFALNFYKGTKTLAFQYEWDQTFNDMLQTTSPYNGFLQDLASEFQGSLPFAKPHWIQLVLQFSDLMVYSHSSEKGIEFKQLSNLIADWMKKLQEKPSQWNGDSPSNVYNRPPSVANKLNFNTQVNAAKSYMKYRDLLKQLYKEPYVQAVKAYTNSRELYLSQIEVDRQSTLVMQAYQSLVDMRRALEHFDQLDASNPFWTLMRGPLDYYIDYTNRFASCYIQQKWLDEVYLRTIALSGEELNQTLFAKGGLVWIFNDKYALPFMKQIGSRFLPRYILGHEFPFKEQYYQLLTFGMRINEDLEALGHLKQKPEERSPVNLMIYAQPTNLDVDATVLPYKTILHVECKDKEYSLENYNYPSQQKISHWQLESCGPTEITLFFPGTKLVIPYPGDEGFLHFLEDFDTGIKDFYPHNFPEHAKFLKAHKIDKIRVSYHIKGGHDIMWQIEKYFATQKDYKVAQQNLSHVSKLPRTITDCWAQGEYDV is encoded by the coding sequence ATGGGACGATTAGGACATATCATTTTTTGGATCTTGCTTGTGGTTATTTTGGGGGCGTATGCCACCTTTATAACATTTCATCTAGATTATCCAATATGGGTAGGAATACTCATTTTCTTAGCAATGCTATTGGGATTCTTAATACTCGATAGCATCACGTGGGCAATTCGGAGATGGTATAAAAATAGAAAAGCTGAAAAAGCAAAAGAAACCGGCAAAAAAATAGAGACGGAAGGATTACGCTTAACTCTAGAAAATGCCCTGAATTATATAGAGACCAATCATATCGCCGGTGGGGCAAAGCGTTTTTGGCAAATGCCCTGGATTATTTTTTTTGGTAAAACCACAATTCTTCTTTCTAATGGATTGAAACTACATACCCATTTTATGGTTGGCGATGCTGAGGATGAAGCCCTGCAACGAAATCAAGTTTATGTACTCGACCATTTTGCCATATGGTGCGTTGATGCGGAACTACTAGAATCCAACCCATCAAAAAACGTAGAGAAACAATGGCTTGATTTTCTAAAGCACATTAAGAGTCAAAAAAAAGCAATTACCCCTATTGATCAAATTGTTATCGAACTACCAGCCTCCAAGCTTTTAAATGGGGATAAATCTGATATAGCCCACTTAGCTCGAACATTGAAAGATAGAGTGGATCAAGTCAGTCTTATGACGGGTTACCGTCAACAAGTACTTTTTTTGATTACTCAATGCAATGAATTGAGCGGTTTTGATGAATACGTAGCCCTTATGCCTGATAACTTATGGAGTCAGGCCATGGGATATATCGTAACCAATCCACTAAAAGATTCAACTTCTACAGCCCCACTGAAATACATCAGCAATCGTGCAGATGAAGTAATTGATATTGTCTTGTTTGATACTCAAAAGCCCATCGATGTCCCTGTATTCAATTTTCCTTTAAACGTGAAAAAACTTGAAGAAAACTATTCAAGGTTTACAAGTTTATTTTTTGCTTCCTCGCCTTATACCGAACCCGCAGTACTCCATGGGGTTTATTTGCTGGGTGAATATCAGCATAACGGTAAAAATGAGAGTGTTTTTTATTATGATTTTATTGATCAGATTCAGCTCTCTCTCATCCGTCCTATGTCTTTATTAAACTCTGAAATAAAGCAACGTAATAAACGGCGATGGGAATATCTAGGCGTTTGGTATTTTGCAGGTGCTCTTGCTGCGGGTTATCTAATTTATGTCTATAACGCAACCTCAAATCGTTTAGTCGAATTGATCAAACCTTTACCGAAAAAAGAATCGTTCTCGGATCAATTAGAACCCAATTTACTACAATTTGGCGATTATCATGTTTTGATGGGGCAACTTGATCTTTTTAGGAATCAATTGCAAATTAAAATATTGCCTTACCGAGGCGGTTTAAATCGGTTATATACTTTTTACAGCGAGCAATATGTAAAGCATTTTAAACAATATATTTTAGTACTTCTCGATAATCGAATGGAGCAAATGCTTACTCAGGGAGGTCTTACGGACACCCAAAAAGCCTATTTGGTCCAGAATATGGTGAGTCGGATTAATTTAATCCAAGCCAAAATTATTAGTGGTGTAAGCCCGGCAACGCTAATGCAAATGCCTAATCCGCAAATAAAATACTTAGGATACAATCGATTACCGGAACGATTTCTCAATACCTTTGGTCCCTTATACAAAGATTATGTAATTTGGAATCCAAATTCTGAAAAACTGCGTAGCGAGGCTGGTAAATTAACCCTCTGGCTTGATCAATCTCATCTTTTGGCTTCCGATTTGCGTTGGCTTCTTGCTTGGGCAAATACTCAAGATAATGTCTCTGAGCTTGGATTAAACAGCTTCTGGATAGGCTCCAATATTGTCAGGGATTACCTCATAGACCCTGCATATACCAAAGCAGGGTTTGCAGCCATTCAATCGTTACTGATACAAATTAATCATGCTTTACCGCTCTACATGGATATGAGCAGATCAAAAAGTAGCTTTGATCTATGGTATTCCGAAACACGTCTTAATGTATGGAAAAATTTTGCACTTAATTTCTACAAAGGAACTAAAACCCTAGCCTTTCAATATGAATGGGATCAAACCTTCAATGATATGTTGCAAACCACTAGCCCTTATAATGGCTTCTTGCAGGATTTAGCCTCAGAATTCCAAGGTAGCCTTCCCTTTGCGAAGCCTCATTGGATTCAACTCGTTTTGCAATTTTCTGATCTCATGGTGTACAGTCATAGCAGTGAGAAGGGAATAGAATTTAAGCAGCTTTCCAATTTGATTGCAGATTGGATGAAAAAACTCCAAGAAAAGCCTTCTCAATGGAATGGCGATAGTCCGAGTAATGTTTACAACAGACCGCCAAGTGTTGCCAATAAATTAAATTTCAACACCCAGGTGAACGCAGCCAAGTCGTACATGAAATATCGTGATTTATTAAAGCAACTTTATAAAGAACCTTATGTACAAGCAGTGAAAGCGTATACGAATTCCCGAGAGTTGTATTTAAGCCAAATTGAAGTAGACAGACAATCTACATTAGTTATGCAAGCCTATCAGTCTTTAGTTGATATGAGACGCGCGCTTGAACATTTTGACCAACTCGATGCTTCGAATCCTTTTTGGACCCTCATGCGTGGTCCATTGGACTACTACATCGACTACACAAATCGTTTTGCATCGTGCTATATCCAGCAGAAGTGGCTCGATGAGGTGTATCTCCGAACGATTGCTTTAAGTGGCGAAGAATTGAATCAAACTTTATTTGCTAAAGGGGGTCTTGTCTGGATTTTTAACGACAAATATGCACTTCCCTTCATGAAACAAATAGGAAGCCGTTTTCTTCCCAGGTACATTCTGGGACATGAGTTTCCTTTTAAAGAGCAGTATTACCAGTTGTTAACCTTTGGAATGAGAATCAATGAAGATCTGGAAGCATTAGGCCATTTAAAACAAAAACCTGAAGAGCGCTCTCCCGTGAACTTAATGATTTACGCTCAGCCTACAAATCTTGATGTGGATGCTACCGTACTGCCTTATAAGACCATATTGCATGTTGAATGTAAGGACAAAGAATATTCCTTAGAAAATTATAACTATCCCTCACAACAAAAAATTTCTCATTGGCAATTAGAAAGTTGTGGTCCAACTGAGATTACTTTGTTTTTTCCAGGGACTAAATTAGTCATTCCTTATCCAGGAGATGAAGGTTTTTTACACTTCTTAGAGGACTTTGATACTGGAATTAAAGATTTTTATCCGCATAACTTTCCGGAACATGCAAAATTTTTAAAAGCACACAAAATTGATAAAATTCGCGTGAGTTACCACATAAAGGGTGGCCATGACATCATGTGGCAAATTGAAAAATACTTTGCAACCCAAAAAGATTACAAAGTGGCACAACAGAATCTTTCTCATGTCTCTAAGCTTCCAAGGACCATCACGGATTGCTGGGCTCAGGGCGAATACGATGTTTAA
- a CDS encoding pentapeptide repeat-containing protein produces the protein MKKLNEFQIKKIYPQMSDIGGLISIAERLAPELRKLQQFCDTYSVPNDELLNKSTELFPPKMIYILLSLKKRIDYLKEWMAFVDELYGVDALICIIVLQNGLNEIQFRNHWTAFFSMCDKMITHVVNIFNKRLSENDTSHTPKDIDERYQLIKHLYVQIINFSLKAREFILLLDDSESSDQHTLGPSLTPTNEHPFFTLPEEVKARIFSHLNTEDVLSTLLASKDLSNTAMASFAARFKKNPTQVISYLNQITAEEAYDFVEGYRCTTEYKSLKSLIEHNMPMSDQEVACYMLTRHDSHLPNIEQLRTICTATSLDEKTRTHLQILFQNTLEVDIASQAGCLPKNPEKMNALFELFLTNYLNSYLNLLPSIDFDQVNLVGIDLSHAPLSHKQMVRMDMSATRLCGTNLSYANLESSTLKKANLQHANLHHTKLVKVCLDNAFLQQANLNHADLRYTTLCKTILKQANLRWANLCGAKLDGTVIEGADFTGTNLAYAQLINLDMRTVNLSQFNVEWTYLRNVRVVPDAALEHVEALEEFFKSFEKNLEHHSHGSQMKWRIQMIKDLKRLMCSLSQSQETYLLFLKKILAHYPPETFTSTIFSKKHPFKQLFERSQLLEVDHEIEEVELPLQAEMISILDKLQERIDHLTPDTPIRFKKLRNNFYNCVTKVPDITNVNQICRFSTHHFFLLQLFYFIGTNQKKLFKPYLVSYPQDNLKAMHHSQRYASQIFDGELFDLRKLQTIHPEELDHYLYNEEDFIIKHSGRNLNRVKLGGLFISYVPGGKGSCLSKVEIIDYENRCLTSGFTIDSSRYSALKTELYLPLNVFDDKATTVECNLYSDEISAIQAALELRANITQFIFATQKGPVPELIPITRIAPLSEDKKTKSPSSIENAEHLLLGENPFGLYHQKPKKPHSKVAEKMLCVLM, from the coding sequence ATGAAAAAATTAAATGAATTTCAAATTAAAAAAATTTATCCACAAATGTCAGATATTGGAGGATTAATCAGCATAGCAGAGAGGCTGGCTCCCGAGCTGCGTAAACTACAACAATTTTGTGATACTTATAGCGTTCCAAATGATGAACTACTCAACAAAAGTACTGAACTCTTCCCACCGAAAATGATTTATATTCTTTTGTCATTAAAGAAAAGAATAGACTACTTAAAGGAATGGATGGCTTTTGTTGATGAACTCTATGGAGTCGATGCGCTCATTTGCATAATTGTTCTCCAAAATGGACTTAATGAAATACAATTCCGAAATCATTGGACTGCGTTCTTTTCAATGTGCGACAAAATGATAACCCATGTTGTTAACATTTTTAATAAAAGACTATCCGAAAATGATACAAGCCATACCCCAAAAGACATAGATGAACGATACCAGTTAATAAAACATCTTTATGTACAGATCATTAATTTTTCACTGAAAGCCAGAGAATTTATTCTCCTTTTGGACGATTCCGAGTCAAGTGACCAACACACTTTAGGTCCCTCTCTTACGCCAACAAATGAGCACCCTTTTTTTACCTTGCCAGAAGAAGTAAAGGCCCGTATCTTTTCTCATTTGAATACAGAAGATGTATTATCAACTTTGCTTGCCTCTAAGGATTTATCGAATACTGCAATGGCCTCTTTTGCAGCACGCTTTAAAAAAAATCCAACACAAGTTATCTCTTACTTAAATCAAATCACTGCTGAAGAAGCATATGACTTTGTTGAAGGATACCGATGCACCACTGAATACAAGTCACTAAAAAGTCTGATTGAACATAATATGCCAATGTCTGATCAGGAAGTTGCCTGTTACATGCTGACTCGACACGATAGCCATCTTCCCAATATTGAACAGCTGCGAACTATTTGTACCGCCACTTCTCTAGATGAAAAGACGAGAACGCATCTGCAAATTCTATTTCAAAATACTCTGGAAGTTGATATAGCGAGTCAAGCCGGTTGTTTACCCAAAAATCCTGAAAAAATGAATGCATTATTCGAGCTATTTCTGACCAATTATTTAAATAGCTATCTCAATCTTTTACCCTCCATCGACTTTGACCAGGTTAATCTTGTGGGTATTGATTTATCTCATGCTCCGCTATCACATAAGCAGATGGTTAGGATGGATATGTCTGCGACAAGATTGTGTGGCACAAATTTAAGTTATGCAAATTTGGAATCCAGCACTTTAAAGAAAGCAAATTTGCAGCATGCAAATTTACATCATACCAAGCTCGTAAAAGTCTGCTTGGACAATGCTTTTCTTCAACAAGCCAACCTAAACCATGCCGATTTGAGATACACCACCCTCTGTAAAACTATATTGAAACAAGCTAATTTGAGGTGGGCGAACCTATGTGGAGCAAAACTTGACGGTACTGTAATTGAAGGTGCTGATTTTACAGGAACCAACTTAGCCTATGCCCAGCTTATTAACCTGGATATGCGTACCGTTAACTTGAGTCAATTTAATGTTGAATGGACTTACTTGAGAAACGTACGTGTGGTTCCCGATGCTGCTCTTGAACATGTCGAGGCATTGGAAGAATTTTTTAAATCCTTTGAAAAAAATCTTGAACATCATTCTCATGGAAGTCAAATGAAATGGCGAATTCAGATGATAAAGGATCTAAAACGATTAATGTGTTCATTGTCACAAAGCCAGGAAACCTATTTGCTGTTTTTAAAAAAAATACTCGCGCATTATCCTCCTGAAACATTCACGAGCACTATTTTCAGCAAAAAACATCCATTCAAACAACTATTTGAACGATCCCAATTATTGGAGGTAGATCACGAAATAGAGGAAGTAGAGCTCCCTCTGCAAGCTGAAATGATTTCCATATTAGATAAATTGCAAGAGCGCATTGATCATCTCACTCCGGATACGCCCATCCGCTTCAAGAAATTAAGAAACAATTTTTATAACTGCGTTACCAAAGTTCCTGATATAACCAATGTGAATCAAATTTGTCGGTTCTCCACTCATCATTTTTTTCTTCTGCAACTATTTTATTTCATCGGCACGAACCAAAAGAAATTATTTAAGCCTTATTTAGTGAGTTATCCCCAAGATAATTTGAAGGCAATGCATCATTCACAACGCTATGCGAGTCAGATATTTGATGGTGAATTGTTCGACCTTAGGAAATTACAAACAATTCATCCTGAAGAGTTGGACCATTATCTTTATAATGAGGAAGATTTTATTATTAAACACAGCGGCCGCAACTTAAACAGAGTCAAATTAGGTGGTTTATTCATCAGTTATGTCCCGGGAGGAAAAGGCTCCTGCTTGTCAAAGGTTGAGATTATTGATTATGAAAACAGGTGCTTAACTTCGGGGTTTACTATCGATTCCTCCCGGTATTCCGCTTTAAAAACAGAACTATATCTTCCCTTGAATGTATTCGATGATAAGGCGACAACTGTTGAATGTAATTTATACTCTGATGAAATTTCTGCTATTCAAGCAGCTCTTGAGTTAAGAGCAAACATCACCCAATTTATTTTTGCTACCCAAAAAGGCCCTGTACCAGAATTAATTCCAATCACAAGAATCGCGCCCCTCTCCGAGGATAAAAAAACTAAATCCCCCTCCTCAATTGAGAACGCTGAGCATCTGTTATTGGGAGAAAACCCCTTTGGCTTATATCACCAAAAACCCAAAAAACCACATTCAAAGGTGGCTGAAAAAATGCTTTGCGTGCTGATGTGA
- a CDS encoding DotU family type IV/VI secretion system protein — protein sequence MNLQAIFYDLFKYVWDLNKNQFATVSYDEFRGKVTSLIAEIKMKESEVDKHNLNSALFAVCAWIDEVVQKTSWPGVRQWQDKLLQAEYFNTTSAGEEFFVRLSKIPSKQEDLVRIYYRCLVLGFEGVYHKPLDKPDLLKYKNFALEQLSQGFDMTNYPSEFVAFPLAYKNDNLQIIPPKLDQYRSVLWWLLPIPVILIIYFFFYFVINNTVTNYLHLIK from the coding sequence ATGAATCTGCAAGCCATTTTTTATGATTTATTTAAATACGTGTGGGATTTAAATAAAAATCAGTTCGCGACGGTTAGTTATGATGAATTCAGAGGGAAGGTCACTTCTTTAATCGCTGAAATTAAAATGAAAGAAAGTGAAGTGGATAAGCATAATCTAAATTCCGCTTTATTCGCGGTTTGTGCATGGATTGATGAAGTGGTCCAAAAAACCAGTTGGCCAGGTGTGAGACAGTGGCAAGATAAGTTATTGCAAGCTGAATATTTTAATACAACTAGTGCTGGGGAAGAATTTTTTGTTCGCTTAAGTAAAATTCCAAGCAAACAAGAAGATCTCGTAAGAATTTATTATCGATGTTTGGTTTTGGGATTTGAAGGGGTATATCATAAACCCTTAGATAAACCTGACTTATTAAAATATAAGAATTTTGCATTAGAACAATTAAGTCAGGGATTTGACATGACAAATTATCCCTCTGAATTTGTTGCATTTCCGTTAGCTTATAAGAATGATAATTTACAAATTATCCCTCCAAAATTAGATCAGTATCGAAGCGTTCTTTGGTGGTTGCTACCTATTCCGGTGATTTTAATTATTTATTTCTTTTTTTATTTTGTAATTAATAATACAGTTACTAATTATTTACATTTAATTAAGTAA
- the tssA gene encoding type VI secretion system protein TssA — translation MFNIDSINKLGTQPIPGTNRAGEQCYEFTQYALIRNEVQKLSRIGQSSDVHWLSIIDNSIELLTYYTKDIQIAAYLAYGLFHQYQFKGLAAGLNFLLDFIVNFWEDAYPQGRMKAKIETLNWYATQSLNHLKQVKLSTDDEEFLHPILNTLKNLERELLTRGVHIDLFSSLQKKIEATEVITVHTPVQNKSSTELPSSNLQNQSSVNLEPALILCTQFARELMEKDRANPYAYYLNRVAAWGGITGIPVNDNGVTLVKAPEYFNQERIKKVQDTGDWAEIVATAEEIIPQEPFWLDLNLISLNALQRLDGVFNAAYETAKQELAHFIQRISGIEKLRFNDKTPFVSDQYVGQLSQIIAKKSAQISNNEKNLSVIEQNQLREIKEVIAQFNTKKPDVSRQQLELLHKESISNKVKLFSYMALCESLLEANEQSILKPYLRLMLEIIEQHHLTTWEPGLALEALILTYRSMKFLKNSFSTQEMDHVFYLITKLDLSAAKELAHL, via the coding sequence ATGTTTAATATTGACTCAATTAATAAATTAGGAACCCAACCTATTCCTGGGACCAACAGAGCTGGGGAACAATGTTATGAGTTTACTCAATACGCCTTAATTCGCAATGAAGTGCAAAAATTATCGCGAATCGGGCAATCCTCGGATGTGCATTGGCTGAGTATTATTGATAATTCGATTGAGCTACTCACCTATTATACTAAAGACATTCAAATCGCTGCTTATTTGGCTTATGGTTTATTTCATCAATATCAATTTAAAGGACTGGCTGCGGGATTAAATTTTCTTTTAGATTTTATTGTAAATTTCTGGGAGGATGCCTATCCCCAAGGACGAATGAAAGCCAAAATTGAGACGCTAAACTGGTATGCAACTCAATCGCTGAATCATTTAAAACAAGTTAAATTAAGTACGGACGACGAAGAGTTTCTACATCCCATTCTTAACACCTTAAAAAATCTCGAGCGGGAATTACTCACTCGAGGGGTACACATCGATCTTTTTTCAAGTTTACAAAAAAAAATAGAAGCAACCGAGGTAATCACCGTCCACACACCTGTACAAAATAAATCGAGTACAGAATTGCCTAGCTCAAATCTACAGAATCAATCAAGTGTTAATTTAGAACCCGCCCTTATTCTATGTACTCAATTCGCTCGAGAGCTTATGGAGAAGGATCGAGCAAATCCTTATGCTTATTATTTAAATCGTGTTGCAGCCTGGGGTGGAATAACCGGAATACCTGTTAACGACAATGGAGTTACCCTTGTAAAGGCTCCTGAATATTTCAATCAAGAACGGATTAAAAAAGTCCAAGATACCGGAGATTGGGCTGAAATAGTAGCCACAGCAGAAGAAATAATTCCTCAAGAACCTTTTTGGCTGGATTTAAATTTAATAAGTCTTAATGCCTTGCAAAGGTTAGATGGAGTATTTAATGCTGCTTATGAAACTGCGAAACAAGAATTGGCTCATTTTATCCAAAGAATTTCTGGAATTGAAAAATTAAGATTTAACGACAAGACTCCTTTTGTAAGTGACCAATATGTAGGGCAACTTAGTCAGATTATTGCTAAAAAAAGCGCGCAAATTTCGAATAATGAAAAAAATCTATCTGTAATCGAACAAAATCAACTGCGAGAAATAAAAGAGGTAATCGCTCAATTCAACACGAAAAAGCCAGATGTCTCGCGACAACAACTTGAATTGCTCCATAAAGAGTCCATCAGCAACAAAGTAAAATTATTCTCTTATATGGCCCTGTGTGAATCATTACTTGAAGCAAATGAACAATCTATTTTAAAACCCTATTTAAGGTTGATGCTAGAAATAATCGAGCAACATCATTTGACAACTTGGGAACCTGGCTTGGCATTAGAAGCACTTATTTTGACTTATCGCTCTATGAAATTTTTAAAGAATTCTTTTTCGACCCAGGAAATGGATCACGTATTTTACTTAATCACAAAACTGGATCTGAGTGCAGCAAAAGAGCTTGCTCATCTTTGA